Proteins from a single region of Runella sp. SP2:
- a CDS encoding aldo/keto reductase, with amino-acid sequence MQTLVTPDFKTSNVITGLWQIADMERDGRSLDLDAAARALVPYVEAGFTTFDMADHYGSAEIIAGILHKKYVPKDSVQLLTKWVPTPGKLTKEQVREAVQTSLQRMQLDTLDLLQYHAWNYADPAWLDQLFWLQELQEEGLIRHLGLTNFDTAHLKMVLDSGIKVVSNQVCFSLLDQRAQRFMLDVCQQYGVKLLAFGTVAGGFLSEKWLGKPEPTQDNLATWSQMKYKRFIDQAGSWEQFQQLLSTLSTIAQRHSLDMANVASRYIMEQRGVGGVIIGARPSQSEHIQSNRRLFELQLSQEEKAQIDAVLGLLNPIQGDCGDEYRKPPFLTASGDLSHHIASFPAPYATKTGHDGRTHALSGTIWEDIAGFSRAVKRGNKIVISGTTATHGHRAIGGNDPASQAHFIIDKLEGALQSLGARLEDVVRTRIFIRNIDDWEPIALAHGVRFATIQPANTMVRADLIGDEYLVEMEADAMIEP; translated from the coding sequence ATGCAGACTTTAGTAACCCCCGATTTTAAAACGTCCAACGTTATTACGGGGCTTTGGCAAATTGCCGACATGGAGCGCGATGGGCGTTCGTTGGATTTGGACGCGGCCGCACGGGCGTTGGTTCCGTACGTGGAAGCAGGTTTTACGACCTTCGACATGGCCGACCACTACGGTTCGGCAGAAATCATTGCGGGAATTTTACACAAAAAATACGTTCCCAAAGATTCGGTGCAACTGCTGACCAAATGGGTGCCGACGCCAGGGAAATTAACCAAAGAGCAGGTGCGCGAAGCAGTGCAAACCTCGCTCCAACGAATGCAGCTCGACACCCTCGATTTGCTGCAATACCACGCTTGGAACTACGCCGACCCCGCCTGGCTCGACCAGCTGTTTTGGCTGCAAGAACTGCAAGAAGAAGGACTTATCAGGCATCTCGGTTTGACCAATTTTGACACCGCTCACCTGAAAATGGTACTGGACAGTGGTATCAAGGTGGTGTCCAACCAAGTGTGTTTTTCGCTGCTCGACCAGCGGGCGCAACGCTTTATGCTGGACGTGTGCCAACAATACGGCGTAAAACTACTGGCGTTTGGTACGGTAGCGGGTGGTTTTTTGAGCGAAAAATGGCTGGGAAAACCCGAACCGACCCAAGATAATTTGGCGACGTGGTCGCAGATGAAATACAAACGGTTTATTGACCAAGCAGGAAGCTGGGAACAATTTCAACAATTGCTTTCGACGCTCTCGACGATTGCGCAGCGGCACTCGTTGGACATGGCCAACGTGGCGAGTCGCTACATCATGGAGCAGCGTGGCGTAGGTGGGGTGATTATTGGGGCACGACCCAGTCAAAGCGAGCACATACAATCGAACCGTCGTTTGTTTGAACTCCAACTTTCGCAGGAAGAAAAGGCTCAAATTGACGCTGTTTTGGGATTACTAAACCCCATTCAGGGCGATTGTGGCGACGAATACCGCAAGCCGCCCTTCCTCACAGCCTCGGGCGATTTGAGCCACCACATTGCGAGTTTTCCCGCGCCTTATGCCACCAAAACGGGTCACGACGGGCGCACTCACGCCCTGAGTGGGACGATTTGGGAAGACATTGCGGGCTTTAGCCGTGCCGTAAAACGCGGCAACAAAATTGTGATTTCGGGTACGACGGCCACCCATGGCCACCGCGCGATTGGCGGAAACGACCCCGCTTCGCAGGCTCATTTTATCATCGACAAGTTGGAAGGAGCGTTGCAGTCGCTGGGGGCACGCCTCGAAGACGTCGTTCGAACCCGAATTTTCATTCGTAACATCGACGATTGGGAGCCGATTGCGCTCGCCCACGGGGTTCGGTTTGCGACGATTCAACCCGCCAATACGATGGTGCGGGCCGATTTGATTGGCGACGAATACTTGGTCGAAATGGAAGCCGATGCGATGATTGAACCATAA
- a CDS encoding antitoxin VbhA family protein — protein MFNTIEIDRSNLTIMGVKFSDLKTLESTANALGSNMFEGFKPTPKGVEIIRDYVTGKISLTELVAFAKQKAYV, from the coding sequence ATGTTCAACACAATTGAAATAGACAGAAGCAACCTTACAATAATGGGTGTTAAGTTTTCGGACTTGAAAACCTTAGAAAGCACTGCAAACGCTCTGGGAAGTAATATGTTTGAAGGATTTAAACCTACACCAAAAGGAGTTGAAATTATAAGAGACTATGTGACAGGCAAAATATCACTCACAGAACTTGTGGCATTTGCCAAACAAAAAGCCTATGTCTAA
- a CDS encoding HTH domain-containing protein — protein sequence MHVLFDTVNDTVFSLIKQNNKITANEISEHLKMSLSTVRRKIKELRNNGRIERVGSDKTGYWKIIE from the coding sequence ATGCACGTCCTTTTTGACACTGTAAATGACACTGTATTTTCATTGATTAAGCAAAACAACAAAATAACGGCTAACGAAATAAGTGAGCATTTGAAAATGAGTTTAAGTACTGTAAGACGAAAAATCAAAGAACTTAGAAACAATGGAAGGATAGAGCGTGTTGGTAGTGATAAAACAGGGTATTGGAAGATAATTGAATAA
- a CDS encoding 2-oxo acid dehydrogenase subunit E2 — protein sequence MTKDFNTAWRKTASTIYQKPNDSKIFGSVEVDITELEQYIQQQRKAGVKITLTHFFLLATARALRDEVPEFNTYVKRGTIVPFPSIDATVSVLMANGEMGSVKMQHIDKHTLATLAEALRQAIQEAQKGDDTSKKQKETLARIPWPFRDYVYRLIRYLTVRLGWTIPGLGLSANNFGAFFLSNIGSIGLDMGYPALFPSANVSFVLILGGVSQKPWVVNGQVVPRTILSLGAALDHRVVDASHGGKLFKYLKKMIANPSLLER from the coding sequence ATGACGAAAGACTTTAACACCGCTTGGCGCAAAACGGCCTCGACCATTTACCAAAAACCCAACGATTCTAAAATTTTTGGGTCGGTGGAGGTGGACATTACGGAGCTGGAACAATACATCCAACAACAGCGCAAAGCGGGGGTGAAAATTACGTTAACGCATTTTTTTCTGTTGGCCACCGCCCGCGCTCTTCGCGACGAAGTTCCTGAGTTTAATACCTACGTCAAACGCGGCACCATCGTACCTTTTCCGAGCATCGACGCTACGGTGAGTGTCTTGATGGCCAACGGTGAAATGGGTTCGGTGAAAATGCAACACATTGACAAACATACCCTTGCGACGCTGGCCGAGGCGTTGAGGCAGGCGATTCAGGAGGCGCAAAAGGGCGACGATACCTCTAAAAAACAGAAAGAAACCTTGGCGCGTATTCCGTGGCCCTTCCGCGACTACGTCTATCGCCTGATTCGGTACCTGACCGTGCGCTTGGGGTGGACGATTCCAGGTTTGGGGCTTTCGGCCAACAATTTTGGCGCGTTTTTTCTTTCCAACATCGGCAGCATTGGGCTGGACATGGGCTATCCCGCCTTGTTTCCCTCGGCTAATGTCTCCTTTGTGTTGATTTTAGGGGGCGTTTCCCAAAAACCGTGGGTGGTAAACGGCCAAGTCGTTCCCCGCACAATTCTTTCGCTCGGTGCCGCCCTCGACCACCGCGTAGTGGACGCCTCGCACGGGGGAAAGTTATTTAAATACCTCAAAAAAATGATTGCAAACCCTAGTTTGCTCGAACGCTAA
- a CDS encoding AIPR family protein, with amino-acid sequence MASINDFKLVNEKSKKYFDLFSKLMDASFENLTEIKRVRYGFYFFMLENICDIKDVLDICDLITDMDFNKEIFGETFEDYGIDAIYIDKENRIINLFNFKFREKFNKDKSQSINETVISTKFVNALINENISHLDNKLKKYAQLIVDNLNSNEVWEWKLYVVSNESVELNRNEPSLKQLEQLYDLEIIPLGLNNIKELMSLRPEPINAKLIVDKDAIMSFSESSISSSKSYILRLPINELIRISVRSKEVRMNYGIEDYTSLFKEELEFSVLFDNVRGFVMNSKYNDNIEKTLISNPTKFFMYNNGITITANDVSAEPVNAGKKVILTINNFQVLNGGQSLRTIHNFNKKSATNIIENLANSEILVRVFKTTSDTGLINKIAEYTNSQNAISSIDLKSLSSEQIEIEQFLDVNNIIYARKNGDTGISSNKSYDYKISMERLGQILFSINGFPEKASNQKKDIFEKYYDSIFGSESLDLNKLPTFIRNYFLIKHKYDTNSKGYLSSEQKIFYIVYINQHLEESLDKQIERFEELISSFEPEGNKNIADSRKLIQLKFREYVEAELKIK; translated from the coding sequence ATGGCAAGCATAAATGATTTCAAGCTCGTAAATGAGAAAAGTAAAAAATACTTTGACCTTTTCTCAAAACTTATGGATGCCTCATTTGAGAACCTTACAGAAATAAAGCGAGTTCGGTATGGTTTTTATTTTTTTATGTTAGAGAACATATGTGACATTAAAGATGTTCTAGATATTTGTGATTTAATAACTGATATGGATTTTAATAAAGAGATTTTCGGAGAGACATTTGAAGATTACGGCATTGATGCAATCTATATTGACAAGGAAAATCGAATAATTAATTTGTTTAACTTTAAGTTTAGAGAAAAATTTAATAAAGATAAATCTCAGAGTATTAATGAAACTGTCATATCAACAAAATTTGTTAATGCTTTAATAAATGAAAATATAAGCCATTTAGATAATAAACTTAAAAAATATGCTCAACTCATAGTTGATAATTTAAATAGTAACGAAGTATGGGAATGGAAACTATACGTTGTGTCAAATGAGAGTGTAGAATTAAACAGAAATGAACCTAGTCTAAAGCAATTGGAGCAATTATATGACTTAGAAATAATTCCACTTGGCCTTAATAATATAAAAGAACTAATGTCCTTAAGACCAGAACCAATTAATGCAAAATTAATAGTAGACAAGGATGCAATTATGTCTTTTTCGGAAAGTTCAATCTCTTCATCAAAATCCTATATTTTAAGATTACCTATAAACGAATTAATTAGGATTTCTGTAAGAAGTAAGGAAGTAAGGATGAACTATGGAATAGAGGATTATACATCATTATTTAAAGAAGAACTTGAGTTTTCAGTTCTTTTTGATAATGTAAGGGGGTTTGTAATGAATTCTAAATATAATGATAATATTGAAAAAACATTAATTAGTAACCCTACCAAATTCTTTATGTATAATAATGGAATAACGATTACTGCAAATGATGTCTCAGCTGAACCAGTCAATGCAGGTAAAAAAGTTATTCTTACAATTAATAATTTTCAAGTATTAAATGGTGGACAATCACTAAGAACAATCCACAATTTCAATAAAAAGTCAGCTACTAATATTATAGAGAATCTAGCCAATAGTGAAATTCTTGTTAGAGTATTTAAGACAACGTCTGATACTGGACTAATAAACAAGATTGCTGAGTATACAAATAGCCAAAATGCAATTTCAAGTATAGATTTAAAATCTTTAAGTTCCGAGCAAATTGAAATAGAACAATTTTTAGATGTAAATAACATTATCTATGCGCGAAAAAATGGAGACACAGGTATTTCATCTAACAAGTCTTATGATTACAAGATTAGTATGGAGCGACTTGGACAAATTTTATTTTCTATAAATGGTTTTCCAGAAAAAGCATCTAACCAAAAGAAAGATATTTTTGAAAAGTATTATGACAGTATATTTGGCTCGGAATCCCTTGACTTAAATAAGCTTCCAACTTTTATTAGGAATTATTTTTTAATAAAACACAAGTATGATACAAACTCCAAGGGTTACTTGAGTAGTGAGCAAAAAATTTTCTATATTGTATATATTAATCAGCATTTGGAGGAGTCATTAGATAAACAAATTGAAAGATTTGAAGAACTTATTTCTTCCTTTGAACCAGAAGGAAACAAAAATATCGCTGACTCTAGAAAACTTATTCAACTGAAATTTAGAGAATATGTCGAGGCAGAATTAAAAATAAAGTAA
- a CDS encoding heparinase II/III family protein, with protein sequence MKKTSFLLSFLGILCLHFTLRAQLKHLSSANNVPAHPRIMLLKGEEKEILKNISSDQSWAKLHQAIVAECDNMIALEPLQRIQIGRRLLDKSREALRRIFYLSYAYRTTKKPAYLKRAETELLTVAQFSDWNPSHFLDVGEMAMAVAIGYDWLYHDLQKSSLPVLRDAILKKGLEPSLDAKYNSWLKASHNWNQVCNAGMTYGALAIFEDKPEFAKQIIDRAIESIKLPMEDYNPDGAYPEGYSYWGYGTSFNVLFLSAINRALGSEFGLSRGRGFLNTGSYVQQMVGTSGKTFNYSDAGSGSGGLNPTLCWFAERTNDASLLFLQKKAFENLSPSVTKDRILPAALIWGKSLKISTAPAPSALIWVGQGKNPVALMRTSWTDPKAIYVGLKAGSPSVNHAHMDIGSFVMDALGERWSMDFGMQEYESLESKGVKLWGREQEAERWQVYRYNNLAHSTLAFDNGFQLVDGYARITSVTQRPVFLSATTDMTSVYRNAVAIAKRGLAIIDQKYVVVKDEITTSDKPTVVRWAMLTPAEVRIGANGSAELIQNGKRVQLKVMEPASVTLKTWSTQPTHDYDAPNPGTTLVGFELTLPSNTSQIINVQLIPEGISVNEDTKIPSLKDWKR encoded by the coding sequence ATGAAAAAAACATCATTTCTACTCAGCTTTTTGGGCATTTTATGCCTGCATTTTACCCTCAGAGCGCAGCTAAAACACCTGTCTTCTGCCAACAACGTCCCCGCTCATCCGCGAATCATGCTGCTGAAAGGGGAGGAAAAGGAGATTTTAAAAAACATTTCTTCGGATCAATCTTGGGCCAAACTCCATCAAGCCATTGTGGCCGAGTGCGACAACATGATTGCCCTTGAGCCGTTGCAACGAATCCAAATTGGACGGCGGCTGTTGGACAAATCGCGGGAGGCATTGCGTCGAATTTTTTACCTGTCGTATGCCTATCGTACCACCAAAAAACCTGCCTACCTAAAACGGGCAGAGACCGAACTGCTCACCGTAGCGCAGTTTTCGGACTGGAATCCTTCGCATTTTTTGGACGTGGGCGAAATGGCAATGGCCGTGGCGATTGGCTACGATTGGCTGTACCACGACCTCCAAAAAAGTTCGCTGCCCGTGTTGCGAGACGCTATCTTGAAAAAAGGCTTGGAGCCTTCGTTGGATGCCAAGTACAACAGTTGGTTGAAAGCGTCGCACAACTGGAATCAGGTGTGCAATGCGGGCATGACGTACGGCGCATTGGCGATTTTTGAAGATAAACCCGAATTTGCCAAACAAATCATCGACCGCGCCATCGAATCCATCAAACTCCCGATGGAAGACTACAACCCCGACGGTGCTTACCCCGAAGGATATAGCTATTGGGGCTACGGTACAAGTTTTAACGTGCTGTTTTTGAGCGCTATCAACCGCGCTTTGGGCAGCGAATTTGGACTGTCGCGGGGGCGTGGTTTTTTGAATACGGGCAGTTATGTGCAGCAAATGGTAGGAACGTCGGGCAAGACTTTCAACTATTCCGACGCGGGAAGTGGCTCGGGTGGGCTAAACCCTACTTTGTGCTGGTTTGCCGAACGTACCAACGATGCCTCTTTGTTGTTTTTGCAGAAAAAGGCGTTTGAAAATTTATCCCCCTCCGTCACCAAAGACCGTATCCTTCCTGCGGCGTTGATTTGGGGTAAAAGCCTCAAAATCAGCACGGCTCCTGCGCCAAGTGCGTTGATTTGGGTGGGTCAAGGCAAAAATCCCGTCGCGCTCATGCGTACATCGTGGACCGACCCCAAAGCCATTTACGTGGGACTAAAAGCGGGCTCTCCGTCGGTCAACCATGCGCACATGGACATTGGTTCGTTTGTGATGGATGCCTTGGGCGAACGCTGGAGTATGGACTTTGGAATGCAGGAATATGAGTCGTTGGAATCCAAGGGCGTGAAATTGTGGGGACGCGAACAAGAGGCCGAACGCTGGCAGGTGTATCGTTACAACAACCTTGCTCACAGTACGCTGGCGTTCGACAATGGTTTTCAACTCGTGGATGGCTACGCGCGAATCACCAGCGTTACCCAACGACCCGTGTTTTTGAGCGCTACTACTGATATGACATCGGTGTATCGAAATGCGGTAGCGATAGCCAAGCGTGGACTGGCGATTATCGACCAAAAATACGTAGTGGTAAAAGACGAGATTACGACTTCCGATAAACCAACGGTGGTGCGCTGGGCCATGCTAACGCCTGCGGAGGTACGGATAGGAGCCAACGGTAGTGCGGAGTTGATTCAAAACGGGAAACGAGTGCAACTAAAAGTCATGGAGCCCGCCAGTGTGACCCTTAAAACGTGGTCAACGCAACCTACCCACGATTATGACGCCCCCAACCCTGGCACGACGCTGGTGGGTTTTGAATTAACGTTGCCGTCCAATACCTCCCAAATCATTAATGTTCAGCTCATTCCCGAAGGTATTTCGGTGAATGAAGATACCAAAATCCCCTCGTTGAAAGATTGGAAAAGGTAA